The region CCAGGCCGAGATGGACCAGCGGCAGGCCGGTCAGGCTCTGCTTGCGATCGTTGTCGTAGAGCGCGCGCAGGGTGCCCAGCGGCGCGCGGTTGACGCGGGCGAGCACGTAGCCGGCATGGGCCTGATAGGCGAACTTGAGGTGTTCGCGGCGGTCGTAACCGTAGAACGAGGCATTGCCCGAGAGCAGATCCTCGTTGAGCACCTTCAGCGCCTTCTGCAGCATCGCCTCGGGCACGGCGAAACCGCCGTCGCGCGCGTCGAGCAGGAACTCGACCACGTACGGGGTGATCGCCGGGTTGACGTAGTCGCCGTCGCCCCACATCGAGAAATGGCCCGAACCGATCTGCATCGCCGCCAGACGGCCGAACGCACCTTCCATGCGCGCGCGCCGCTGCTTGGCGTCGAGGCCCTTGGCGCCGAGCATCTTGGCGGTGGCGTCGTCGAGTTCGAGCGCGGCATAGCCCTTGCTGGTGGTCTGCTCGGCGCAGCCGTAGGGGTATTCCAGCGCGCCCTGCAAGGCGCTGGCGAACGGGATCGGCGGCAAGGCGCTGATCACCATGCGCGCGTTGACCGAATCGGCCATCAACCCGTCGGCGAAATCGGCGCCGAGCTGGACCGTGCCGAGCTCGTCGAGCACGCGCGTGCGCGAACGCAGCACCGACGGCCAGGCCGGACGCACCGGCACGTCGTAGCGGCGGTCGACCTTGTAGCCGTTGCCGTCCACTCGCACTCGTACTTGCGCGGTCGTATAACCCTCGCGCGCGACGATCGGGAAGGTCAAGGTCCGCTTGGCTTCGACGCCGAGCGAGAGCTTGTGCTGGCCGTCGGACAGGCCGAGCGGGCCGATGCCTTCCACGCGCACCTCGAACTCGCCCGGCTTGCCGGTGAAGTTCTGCACGTCCAGGGTCACGTTGCTCTTGTCGCCGGGCGCGAGCACGCGAGGCGTGCTGGCTTCGGCGAGCACCGGCGCGCGCACCACGGTTTCGGCGTCGCGATTGCCGTAGCTGCCGCCGGCATAGACCAGGGCCGATACGCGCAGGGTGCCGTTGAAGTCCGGCACCGCCAGCTTGATGCGGGCGATGCCCTGGGCGTCGAGCTTGACCGGACCGGCGAACAGATCGACGGTCTGCACGCGCGCGGTCGGGCGCCGCGCCTGCGGCAACGCCTGCAAGGCCATGTCGCCGCCGAAGCGGATCTTGGCGGTCTCGCCTTCGTAGCTTTCGATGACCCGTCCGTAGACGTCGTAGCCGTCGACGCCGAGGCGGCGCTGGGCGAAGAAATGCGCGGCCGCATCCGGCACCGGGAAGCGGGTGATGTTGATGATGCCCAGGTCGACCGCGGACACGGTCACGTAGGCCTCTTTGCCGGCCAACTGCGGCGCGCTGACTACGACCGGCAGGTCCTGCTCGGGACGCATCAGCTTGGGCACGTGGAGGCCGACCGCGACCTTGCGCTCGCGCCGGTCCATCTTGACGTGGGCCACGCCGACCGCACGCGCGGGGGTGATCTTGCTCGGAGCGCTGCCGCCGCGGAACACCAACGCGGTCACGTAGACGTCGTGGCGCTCCCAGTCGGCGGTGACCGGGATCTTGAACTTGCTGCCGGCCTTGGCATCGATCGACTGCACGTACAGCATGCGATCGCTCTCGACCATCAACAGGCCCGGCCCCGCGTGCGGCGGAGTCAAGGTAACTTCGAGGGTGTCGCCGGCCTTGTAGGCGGTCTTGTCGAGCGCGAGCTTGACCTTGTCGGGACGCGCGTCGAGGCCGCGGTTCTGATCGTCCCAGCTCCAGCCGGCGCGGAACGGATAGCGCGTGGTCAGCTTGGTCGCCGGGTCGTAGACGTCGACCCGGTACTCGCCCCACTTGACCGGGAAGTTCAGCTTGACCGGCGCGGCGCCGACGTCGACGTTGCGCACTTCGATGTCTTCGTAGCGGCGGGTGAAGTCGTAGTCCCAACCGCCTTCGTCGCCGTAGTTCCAGTGATAGTCGCGGTGCTCGCGGACCAGGGTCACGCGCAGGCCGTTGGCCGGGCGCGGCTTGCCGTCGCTGCCGACGCGGGCGATCTCGAAGCCGGCGTTGCTGTCGGCATCGGTGCCGTCCTTGTCCTCGAACAAGGGACGCACGCCGACCAGCGCATCGGCCGGCCACAGCACGCGCTTGAGGCTGCGGTTGACGCTGCGGCCACCGGTCTCGTAAACGCTGCCGGTGACGATCGCGGCGATGGTGCTGACCGGCTTGGCCTCGTCGGGCAAGGCGATGTCCTGCTGCAGCTTGCCGTCGGCGCCCAGGCTGGTGTCGACGACGTCCTTGGCTTCCTTGGGCAGGGTGATGGTCGGGTCGCCGAAGAAATAGCCCGGCAACTGCTCCAGCGGATGCTGTTCGATCATCACCGCGAGCTTGGCGGTGAAACGATTGCCCGCGGCGGGCGCGCCGTACAGATAGGCGGCATCGACGCCGAGCTTGAACGGCTGGCCGGGCTTGAGCACGGCCGGCGCATCGAGTTCGAGTTTCAGGCGTTCGGGCAGGAATTCCTCGATGCGCAGGGTCATGCCCTGCACCGCTTCCTTGCTGCTCGGGTCGGTACGGAATTCGACCCGCC is a window of Lysobacter antibioticus DNA encoding:
- a CDS encoding alpha-2-macroglobulin family protein produces the protein MRATPLDGPTSTTPLSNIAPRRDRRRFGGLARAAAALLIAATVLVAGCKRDTSGQLPEISGEAIQAKRDAIKGFALVAAYPDQKGSDELAIALEFSQPLVGTQSFDELLAVADKNGAAVQGSWVLDEDGKILRFPHVEAGKDYVVTIKAGLTAAAGDRIGQQISKPVHTGPLDPVVGFASQGSVLPARDSRGLPVVSINVPEVDVEFLRVKEKELPKFFSEYQRGGRRGSWDLERDWDDKKPLSKLAEPVYVNRFVLGGKPNERVLTYLPLQDIKELQEPGLYFAVMKRAGQFKDEFETAFFTVSDLGLHARAYKDKLFVHVASLQGGEAVSGVELKVLNAEGEPMLKGETDGNGNAMLGYKLDAGHVLIAQRGSDVSMLPFNQPALDLSEFAVAGREQAWFDVFAWSGRDLYRPGETVRLSALLRDQDGKPVDSKGKALQPLFLRYVQPDGKTFLETRLQPDAQGYVRHAQLIPADAATGRWRVEFRTDPSSKEAVQGMTLRIEEFLPERLKLELDAPAVLKPGQPFKLGVDAAYLYGAPAAGNRFTAKLAVMIEQHPLEQLPGYFFGDPTITLPKEAKDVVDTSLGADGKLQQDIALPDEAKPVSTIAAIVTGSVYETGGRSVNRSLKRVLWPADALVGVRPLFEDKDGTDADSNAGFEIARVGSDGKPRPANGLRVTLVREHRDYHWNYGDEGGWDYDFTRRYEDIEVRNVDVGAAPVKLNFPVKWGEYRVDVYDPATKLTTRYPFRAGWSWDDQNRGLDARPDKVKLALDKTAYKAGDTLEVTLTPPHAGPGLLMVESDRMLYVQSIDAKAGSKFKIPVTADWERHDVYVTALVFRGGSAPSKITPARAVGVAHVKMDRRERKVAVGLHVPKLMRPEQDLPVVVSAPQLAGKEAYVTVSAVDLGIINITRFPVPDAAAHFFAQRRLGVDGYDVYGRVIESYEGETAKIRFGGDMALQALPQARRPTARVQTVDLFAGPVKLDAQGIARIKLAVPDFNGTLRVSALVYAGGSYGNRDAETVVRAPVLAEASTPRVLAPGDKSNVTLDVQNFTGKPGEFEVRVEGIGPLGLSDGQHKLSLGVEAKRTLTFPIVAREGYTTAQVRVRVDGNGYKVDRRYDVPVRPAWPSVLRSRTRVLDELGTVQLGADFADGLMADSVNARMVISALPPIPFASALQGALEYPYGCAEQTTSKGYAALELDDATAKMLGAKGLDAKQRRARMEGAFGRLAAMQIGSGHFSMWGDGDYVNPAITPYVVEFLLDARDGGFAVPEAMLQKALKVLNEDLLSGNASFYGYDRREHLKFAYQAHAGYVLARVNRAPLGTLRALYDNDRKQSLTGLPLVHLGLALSLQGDKGRGAKAIKEGFARDPAERPEYLGDYGSRLRDDALMIALVHEHKLSKPEYEARVVGMGRELDARRNSGWLWLSTQEQVALARLGKALMADQSKQISGRWTVGDTASDADPAKLIGRVFDYAALARGVSFSPSGQPPLYASMEIAGVPRTAPAADSSMIEVGRKYYTTEGKEWSGGGLVEGEALIVQVTIKARRAMPDALLTDLLPAGLEIENFNLGDAKQWAGVVVDGIEISERSSAAEVRHEEFRDDRYIAALKLEQNQTARVFYLVRAVTPGTYTVPPSLVEDMYRPDLRGVGRASPASLTVRQP